Genomic segment of Vallitalea longa:
AAACTACAATATAATATGAAATTACTTATACTGAAATAAATATAATTAATATTATATTAGACATTAAGATGAATTTATAGTCTTGTGATAGCTGTAAGGAGTGTTATGTAACAATCCTTACAGCTATTATTGATTAAATAATTGATAAAAATAATTTTGTAAATTGGATATATAATTATTATTGCTATTTATTTATCAATAATAAAAACATTTATTTCAATAATTAACATAAATATATAGTATTTATGTTAATATTTTGTTTGATTAAATCTTAACAAATGGATATAATTAATTTGTAGAAATTTTATTGAAAGGGGCAAATTAATGTTTACTGCAGAGTATTTTTTAGATATGCATTTTAAAGATGGTAAATTTGTTGATATTTTTAAGAATGAGACAGCCATTAATTATACAAAAGGTTTGAATAGAGAAAATAAATTAATATTATATTATTTGTATAAATATGGCGAAGTAACTATGGGTGAAATTACTAATACTTTTTTTCTCCCACATAGTACTACTAATTTTACAATAAATAAATTACAGAAAACGGGTTTTGTTGATATTAAGGTAGATGCTAATGATAATAGAGTAAGAAAAGTTTTCCTTACTGATAAAGGAGCAACTGAGATTCAAGAAATGTTAAGAGCTCTTGATTCTAATTTACATAATCTTTTCAAGACTTTATATAATATAATTAGTGTTAAGTATTCAGATGATTTTTCTGAAGAAGAGATTAAAGCTATAGATAAGTTTATGAATATAATATTTTAATGGATATATTAAATTAAATAATTTTAGTATATTTATTAATATAGACATTGTAAATTTAAAGGGGGCGTAGCGTAGTCCCTTTTTATTTTTTCATATGCGCTAAGGAAACTTTTCAAACGGACAAATCGATTTCCGGAACGAGGCATAGCTTCTTTGGTTCTTTGGACTTATATTTAGTATCTTGTTAAAGGTTTAACATTACTCTGATAAATTTATACGTATTTTGTAATATTTTTTGTTTTTTTATATATACTTTGATATAATATATTTAGCTATATTATTCTAGGAGGAATTTCAATTGAATATAGAATTCTATGATTTTTTAAGCGATAATGATAAATTGAAATTTGTAGTGATTAATGCAAGATATAAAGATGAGTGGATATTTGTAAGGCATAAAGAAAGAGATACTTGGGAAATGCCTGGAGGACATATTGAAAAAGATGAAATGCCTGATAAAGCTGCTGGAAGAGAGCTATATGAAGAAACAGGAGCTATAGATTATAAATTAATTCCAATATGCGATTATTCTGTTGAGATAGATGGAATTAAAAATTATGGTAGATTATATTATGCAGATGTAGTAAAGCTAGACGACCTAGGTGATTTTGAAATAGCTGAGATTATGACAAAAGAAGAACTTCCTACAAAATTAACTTATGGTGAAATCATACCAATATTACATAAAAAAATTGTGTCAGAGCTAGAGTTAAGAGATTATAAAACTTAATCTATAATAAATGATTAAGTTTAATGATACTAAGTAAGAATATCGGGAAAGGTTATGAGATTTCCATTGACAGTTATAGTGATTAATAAGTATTGGAATTCTAAGATAGTCGAAGGTAATAATATTAAAATTACACAAAAATGTTAACTTTGTAAGGGAGAGGCTGATAATGATAATAGTCAAAGATAAGAGAACAAATAAAAATTACATATTACTAGGAACTGGATTTGGAGCATATAAAGCAGTTAGACCAAGCTTATTGGGAGGTAATTTTATACCTCATGAAGAAGAAGGTACTGTTGAAACTGTAGCTGTATGCGATAAATTTGGTGATATATCGTGGCATGAGTCAAGTGATTTACAAGTAATAAAAGTAGATGGCATTGAAATTAGAGATATCAATATCGATGATGAACCTGATGAAAAAGTGTATGAATATTGTCCT
This window contains:
- a CDS encoding NUDIX hydrolase, which produces MNIEFYDFLSDNDKLKFVVINARYKDEWIFVRHKERDTWEMPGGHIEKDEMPDKAAGRELYEETGAIDYKLIPICDYSVEIDGIKNYGRLYYADVVKLDDLGDFEIAEIMTKEELPTKLTYGEIIPILHKKIVSELELRDYKT
- a CDS encoding MarR family winged helix-turn-helix transcriptional regulator, translated to MFTAEYFLDMHFKDGKFVDIFKNETAINYTKGLNRENKLILYYLYKYGEVTMGEITNTFFLPHSTTNFTINKLQKTGFVDIKVDANDNRVRKVFLTDKGATEIQEMLRALDSNLHNLFKTLYNIISVKYSDDFSEEEIKAIDKFMNIIF